Within Haematobia irritans isolate KBUSLIRL chromosome 2, ASM5000362v1, whole genome shotgun sequence, the genomic segment AACGATCATGACACAGATGCAGAACCAAGTACATCGGCCGCATCTGTATCTAATCGAACTCGAACAAATGGTGTAAGGGGAAAAGGGACCCACACTTTTAACTCCAGAAATACAACGCTCTCGGCTCTCCTGAGGCAAAATGCTGCTACATTGCTTCCAACCGTCATTGTTTCCATTACAGCAAAAGAAGGACACCACAGATTAAGGTGTCTCATGGATTCGGGGTCAAAATCAAGTAGTATTTCGTCCAAAGCAGTGAGCAAACTCCATCTAACCACTTTAACCTTAGAGGATGAAACAGTTTGCCCAATTACTCTTACTTCCGTATACGATCCTAATATATCTATTGACGCAGTTTTGAAAGTGAATAACAGAATTTCCATCCACACCCCTTCAAAATCTCTTCCATCTTCCCTTAAAACCAACTTTTCCAACATTCTACTGGCCGACAATGAGTTTTTTAAATCAGCCCCAATCGACATTATACTTGGCGTAGATAACTATGCTCGTATCACAAGTGAAGGCTTTCTAAATAGAGCTGGATTGCCAACCGCTCAGAATACCATATTCGGTTGGACCCTCTATGGTACCTTCTCGACTTAAAACATCAATTTCTTGCCAATTCCACTCACCAATTTTCATTTCGAGTAACTCCACCAAACCCAACTACTGAACAAAGCACTTAAAATCAATGATAAAGAAAAACGTAAACGATAGActgaattctcaaaaaaaaaaaaaaaaaaaaaaaacaaataaaaataacgatGTATATATTACTTAATATTATCTTAGAAAATTTGCATGAATTAAAATCATATAAATTGAATTGTATCATTTTAGCTTTTATATTACCATTATACTAAATTTACGTCATTATAGATTTACAAGTCAGTACTTAAGCCCAGGTTTGGACCACATCTCAATTGCAGCCACACTGCAAGGGGGGCGCAATGTTTATGCCATACATAAACCCAATACATTGAATGGCAATGTCAATGTCAATTTCTTCCTAACAGcggatttaaaatttcttaaaaatcgcTAATACCAATATCGATAAGTACCCTATAATATCGATTAAAACATAACGAATGTCAATGTAATTTTTCGCCTTAAAAAAAAGACAAACCGTGGCTTGGGTACTACTTCCGCTACATTCTTCTGTAACCTCTGGCTTGTTTGATTCGATTTTTAATACTGGTAAGACATACGATTTAATGAAGCAATAaatccaaaatttgtccatcCATCCTGAAacatttctttcctttgttttttCTTGTTTCATTCTTTGGACTGGATTGTTATTGTACTCCTCGTATGCCGCTGGAGTACAAGGTCTTACTCATCGTCTATTCCAGATAATTTGTGACATTTAAGGCTCATGAGAAGTTCATTTCTAATCTGCTCCCTTTTCACATAAacagtgctactggaaaatgaagtgagaagagagtaatgaaatcattgcaacatatgagggagtttttagagacattttgtgtatatctcgtatgattgtttgtgtttgttattgcgtcattgatgctgttgttggttgttttgattctagagacaatggaatgttccttgtgtgttgttggtatcttttgtggtgagagttgttttcttgcaatagcgagatcacaaagggatcgtgtgtgtgtgtgtggagttgtttttctttacggctagtatgtatcctttatgactatttgtatctttgaattttatgttgatgcatttatgaagtgcacacgtggatttaattttgcaaaattgtacgtgcggtattggtctttattaatgaaaatacatttatttcgaaacattttagaaactgagaagtgaatgatgtgatgctagagaaatcaaaaacgctttttattgataaaaaaaaaaacaaataacagattaaggaactgtatatttctgttaatagtttaaaattagtacggatttttaattgatttacataaaaaatatacagcaTGAGTGATCCTGTAATATGGATCACAGGGTGGAGATACAACcagtttttgaatctatattttttatgttacagcaattcctacaggtgagtactaagttcgagtttagccgctaaaattaaaaataaatcactaagaaaagcataaaattatacgtcttcaatacaaatttaaatataactcgatggagaatagcctaaaccaagttttttataaagattatttgtttataatggattattaaagacaacttatcatgaaaattgcgattttagcctctaaactcgaacttaatatccaccttaaatactaaatgctatactgacaagtggaaattatgtctaattttataatatttttaatttcaaatatattctgagaataatttcaaaaacgtcccattagtccatggatatgatttcaataatgtacctactggatggatttttcaatgtggtaagtttttctataaacggtattttgtccgtttttaataaaaccaaaatttcaatttattaaaaataattattttcaatttcaggtagacaggtcttgcaatggtaattttttgaatattcttactgtttaatccttattggctctaggaaatactctggaaagccgtaagttaaaaatcaatatgaacgatagaatttgataatatttttcttatattttgtataactttgcaatttcagatggttaggttaggttaggtggcagcccgatgtatcaggctcacttaaactattcagtccattgtgataccacattggtgaacttctctcttatcactgagtgctgtccgattccatgttaagctcaatgacaagggacctcctttttatagccgagtccgaaaggcgttccacattgcagtgaaaccacttagagaagctttgaaaccctcagaaatgtcaccagcattactgaggtgggataatccaccgctgaaaactttttggtgttcggtcgaagcagaaatcgaacccacgaccttgtgggcatgctaaccattgcatcacggtggctcctgcaatttcagatgcttataagacaaatccgcccaacaaaagttagccaaaatcgatgaaattggacaagaaTTCAATGCATATAGTAACttgtgccacatatatctttcatatggatagaaaacatggaaatttaaattaattagtttagtcctaataacatagaatattactcttatgaagaagcaattactaactaccgacaagtaactgcatccaacgtacgaataaaaatatttcctttattgtatatcataagccatcgttttgtgtaatataattataatttttataccctccatcataggatgggggtatattaactttgtcattccgtttgtaacacatcgaaatattgctccaagaccccataaagtatatatattctgggtcgtggtgaaattctgagtcgatctaagcatgtccgtccgtccgtccgtccgtctgttgaaatcacgctaacttccgaacgaaacaagctatcgacttgaaacttggcacaagtagttgttatcgatgtaggtcggatggtattgaaaatgggccatatcggtccacttttacgtatagcccccatataaagggaccctcagatttggcttgtagagcctctaacagaagcatatttcatccgatccggctgaaatttggtatatggtgttggtatatagtctctaacaaccatgcaaaaattggtccatatcggtccacttttacgtatagcccccatattaacggacccccaaatttggcttgcgattgctctaaaagaagcaaatttcatccgattaggctgaaatttggtacatggtgttggtatatggtctctaacaaccatgcgaaaattggtccatatcggtccacttttacgtatagcccccatataaacggaccccccaatttggcttgcgattgctctaagagaagcaaatttcatccgatccggctgaaatttggtacatgctgttagtatatggtctctaccaaccatgcaaaaattggtccacatcggtccataattatatatagcccccatataaaccgatccccagatttggcttgcggagcctaaaagagaagcaaatttcatccgatccggctgaaatttggtacatgatgttggtatatggtctctaacacccatgcaaaaattggttcccatcggtctataattatatatagcccccatataaaccgatccccagatttgtcttgtggagcctaaaagagaagcaaatttcatccgatccggctgaaatttggtacattctgttagtatatggtctctaccaaccatgcaaaaattggtccacatcggtccataattatatatagcccccatataaaccgatctccagatttgggttgcggagcctcaaagagaagcaaatttcatccgatccgcctgaaatttggtacatgatattggtatatggtctctaacaaccatgcaaaaattggtccacatcggttcataattatatatagcccccatataaaacgatccccagatttggcttgcgaagtctccaagagaagcaaatttcatccaatccggttgtaatttggaacatggtgttagtatatgatctttaacaaccgtgccagaattggtccatatcggtccataattatatatagcccccatataaagcgttctccagatttgacctccggagcctcttggaggagcaaaattcatccgatccggttcaaattaggaacgtggtgttagtatatggtcgctaacaaccataccaaaattggtccaataacacaaaaattggtccatatcggtccataatcatggttgccactagagccaaaaataatctaccaaaatttttttctatagaaaattttgtcaaaattttatttctatagaaaattttgtcaaaattttatttctagagaaaattttgttaaaatattattcggttcataataaaattttcatcattgtcaaaattttatttctatagaaaattttgtcaaaattttatttctatagaaaattttgttcaaattttattcggttcataatcatggttgccactcgacccaaaaataatttaccaagattttatttctatagaaaattttgtcaaaagtttatttctatagaaaattttctttctatagaaaattttgttatacaatttagaagatggtgttaggaggttttaagatgccttgccatcggcaagcgttaccgcaacttaagtaattcgattgtggatggcagtgtttagaagaagtttctacgcaatccatgatggagggtacataagcttcggcctggccgaacttacggccgtatatacttgtttgaaataaaatactggtggttatagaaaattgacttgttttgtacgaaaatttCTTAGTTATATACAGGCTTTTTGTACCTTtgattgaaaattatactgacaaacagtttatttcaaaccaatttcttaatacatgtttcccaaagaatttttcatttttccggatagcaggaatattttgaaagagtttaagtatattcttcccacagcatagtaataatgaactaaaatacgatacaattcatgaactaatttataagaaaatcatgaacttatctagatgaaaaaaatctgtggtgccaaatcatggtcatgggttagttaatttttcataaaaaatagtaaactttttttcggtgtagacataaaatcaaaatatctGTCTTGCCTTCATGTTGAAAcaattgccaaattttccactaattgataaactcttttatattaataatcataaacatttttatttttaattatttaattagttattgttaatcatattttcagttttttgttaatattgttaatatttatttctgtcgaaatttatacattttttgggggggcgcgaagcaaattgggttgggaagctctgGGTTATAGGATATAGTTATGAAATATTTACTGGACAACTGCATGGAAAACTtgacaacaaaaccaaaaattttgacgaaatatgtgGACGATATATTTGCTGTGGTTCGGGAAGGTGCAATACAGGAGATCTTGACAACATTAAATGGCTTCCATAATAGCATAAAATTCACGGTAGAAATAGAGAAAAACGGCAGCATTCCATACTTAGACACGCTGGTTATcaggaaagaaaattatgaacttggttTAGATTGGTACAAAAAACCAACAGCATCGGGGAgaataatgaattatttttcgCAACACCCAAAAAGGATAGTGATTAACACAGCAAAATATCTTATAAATAGGGTGTTAAACATAAGTGACAAAGAATACTATTCTAAAAACAAATCCATTATTCCAGATATTCTAtacaacaataattttccaaaatatttaatcAACGACTTAATATCGCAATTTAAACCGGAgggaaaaaacaaaacgaaaataaaaacgagGAAACAATATACAAGTCACTGGTATATGTCAACAAATTATCCGAACGAATTACAAACTCCGAAATCTTTGATAAAGGACAATACACGTTAGCACACAAgtcaaacaatactcttaaaaaaaatattttccaacatGAAAAGCAAGATCCCCACTATGGACAAAACGATTTATGAAATACCGTGCGGTGGAAATAATAaggaaaaatgtgaaaaagtctacacagaaaaaagtgtctgctaaatttaagcagatttttacaataatttattacaagaattttccagaattttagttcatttttcgtatctctaacgaaaattaactactcgaaaggaaattttacaaattttaagtagcaatcgtttagttcatagcctaaaaaatacgatggaaatttccttaaaaattttcttaactggaaGTTAAAATtcttatgaaatgtaaaatactttctcaataataagtgtaatttactataaagagtttttgtatgagaaaatatttttttacgaaaattgaactttttttttttttttttgtttttttttattaagtctatagatacaaaatccttacagactaatatGTACAAACAAAGATAAAGATAACTACTGGTTTAagtgtaaaataatatttctcttCAGAACAACTCGTTGCTCAGACAGATTTATAATGGCATAATATTTATTGAACTGAAGGCATAACCTTCGTAACGGATCGTTGTTTGCATAATCTGATCTATAATACGGAATTTTTAGCGGTTCAAAATTTCTGCTACATCTAACAGGTATGTTAAATGACAGTTTGTTGAGAAGAAACTCAGAATCAATTTCACCTTGAATTATATTCATtatgaaagaaatatttaacaTAGTTCTACGACTTTGCAGTGAGGGTAATTTTATAAGATTTAGGCGAAATTGATACGATGGTAAAGACTGGCGATCCCAACCTCTGTGTCGAAGGCAGAATAGAAGAAATTGCTTCTGGACGGATTCAATCTTATTTGAGTGGATTGTATAATATGGATCCCAAATTATAGAACCGTACTCAAGGTTGCTTCGTACTAATGAAGTGTAAAGTATCTTGGTAATTGAGTAATCTCTAAATTCTTTACTCCAACGTTTCATGAATCCGAGAGTAACAAATGCCTTACTGATGGCCATAGACACATGTTGGCGAAAGTTCAGTCGCTGGTCCATTAGCAATCCAAGATCCTTGAAAGAATCTACTGCTTCCAGCTCGTTAGTCCCAATAGAATAACTCGACTCGAATACAGTTCTTCTCGAAAAGCGCATCAATTTACATTTCGAGATAtttaattccattaaatttgTCTCACACCAATCGTCCCAATTTACGGCGTCAAGCAATGAATTTAGTATAGTATAATTCGTCTTGGCAAAGCAATACTCTCGGTTCGAATTGGTGTACCTAGATCGTGGGAGATTTGGGGCTGCAAGATGCAATATTATAGTAGGGTGATAACGATCTTCAGGTTGCGTTAAAGCATGACAGGATTCCAAACTTATATTAAATGTTCTATTAACAAACACCAGATCAAGTAATCTGCCGTGTGAATTGAAAATatcatttatttgaaaaaggccAAGATTAAGTAATGAATGAagaaaattattagaaataCTATTTGAGATTACAGGAATTAAACTCTCAGATTCAGAAGAGTGTAGCCAGGAGACATAAGGGAGATTGAAATCGCCTAAAACTATTAATGTATCAGATGACGATAATAAAGATTGAGATGCTGATGAAATAGCCGAAACGTGTTGAGAATAAATTTCGTCGTTCGATGAAGGTGGAATATAAGAACAAGAAATCAATAATGACATATTTTTCAAGAGAACTTTGACAATAACTATCTCAATACCAGTTATATCTTGAATTTGAATCTGTTCAGAAGGAATTTCAGCGGACACTGCTACCAGTACTCCCCCACCTGATTTCTTCACATTAATTTCGCGATCGCGTCTATATATTCTGTATTTCGaacataaaatttccatatcatAAACATTTGGTTGAAGCCATGTTTCAGTAAATGCAATTATATGAAAATCGAAACCAAAACTGTCTGAATAAAGAGTTGACATTTTAGTGTTTAAACCTCTAACATTTTGATATACTAAAGAAATCTTGTTATCGAAAGCAGCAATTAGTTTTTTGGAACattgtttgaattttttggtaaaTAGACAATATCAGTTTGTGCTGGTTCTTTATATATGTATTCCTTAATTAGAGCATTGGGTGGCCAAAATTCTAGATTGACCACTCtatcaaaaatgtcctcaggaACAATGATCTTAAACGATGCCTTGTTTCTTCTTTCAcgatatttgaatttaaaaatgctCAGTTCGATTTCAGTTTGTAACTTCGATTTAATATAATAGGCAATATCCTCGATAGTTGTTTCCGCAGCAAATTTAGCTGCAAACACAGTTTTCTTGGAAGACACCACTTGTAATGGTTTTGGTGGTATATTTGACAAAGGAGAAGTTAAAGGGGTGTGAAACCTATTGGATATAGATGGTGTCATAGTAATTAAAGACGAATTAGGAACAGTTAAGTTTGAACTTTGGGAATTTGCTGGATTACTCGTTGATGGATTTGATGTTTGAGGTGGTGGAATTGGCATAGCTAAATTTGTGGCCAATTCTGCGTTGAATACGTGCTGGATTGGTGTTATGTTAATGTTTGAATTGGTATTAAGATTAGATGTAGTTTCCGTATCTGTAGGATTTGATGGTTTTTTACGTTTTCGTAATGAATCTATGGGAGactgcagaaatttttctaaacatgatgcattctcaaaaactgttttatattttgcaaatttctcAGTTAATGCAATGAGATCTTTATTAATTAGGTCGAATTCTGCACGGGTATTTTTAAAGAAGGCATAAAATTCCACGTcgtatattttgcaatttttacagCACCATCGC encodes:
- the LOC142224893 gene encoding uncharacterized protein LOC142224893, which encodes MSCEKANCTVKKIEEPFVTCWLCHSSYHAKCAELAARTADNLREDKGLRWCYSLRKRKKPSNPTDTETTSNLNTNSNINITPIQHVFNAELATNLAMPIPPPQTSNPSTSNPANSQSSNLTVPNSSLITMTPSISNRFHTPLTSPLSNIPPKPLQVVSSKKTVFAAKFAAETTIEDIAYYIKSKLQTEIELSIFKFKYRERRNKASFKIIVPEDIFDRVVNLEFWPPNALIKEYIYKEPAQTDIVYLPKNSNNVPKN